One region of Plasmodium gaboni strain SY75 chromosome 6, whole genome shotgun sequence genomic DNA includes:
- a CDS encoding hypothetical protein (conserved Plasmodium protein, unknown function) — MIPFYFFFFLLAFICIKKSDEKKISEQYEYINLLADKEYRNKLLALKKRTFNNKINNNNNNSNNNSNNNSNNNINDIFNKKKFVFSFYGACGYKKRKVLEKIFNITSEKDQLVNLGYNQRLGIWFGKDKDQNLNMILDIDLLENKEFIEKNNDTIYNYDKLIELILKTTNTVIIPLSNEDIQCVTDVSNKSNKIIDGKNKKSNNLKYKLPVKIELFLNELNHKIEKEEEEKNKNKNKKNETHYSNNKDILGKKINNVYFIFLNNEKENKNNYTYNNNFIEEIKLRYNNINFHFMNENKINLSLLQSNNSSECITLIDNIEHALKDMNTFKNFSEFNKTCVYNTYVIEESYIKTLNYFDKYFYIYEKNITMGKIINKYNILSNELINNSLLLFNLLTFEQSGTKFKQIIFEKLKSRFHMSIRRQILKQLLLLEKKYIEKGKDIILNKYYIKNDKELIDNQYNQLDILKTSLNSQIKQDIQTLIHKQFYNDPHFNNTINQFIYQFEDKLDHTLNNYYELNKSPFKKIFEKKKNFKQEENQQINHKKNKTSIFPSINMNLTLTSLIRKSGLGNLQSYFVYDLGLLTFVFGLLNDRDTPEVQQQGAHVPFFKFQPKINLKLNFK, encoded by the coding sequence ATGATacctttttattttttcttttttcttttggcttttatatgtataaaaaaatcaGATGAGAAGAAAATAAGCGAGCAGTATGAATACATAAATTTGTTAGCCGATAAGGAATACCGGAACAAATTACTGGCTCTAAAGAAAAGAACATTTAATAACAagataaataataataataataatagtaataataatagtaataataatagtaataataatatcaatgatatatttaataagaAAAAGTTTGTTTTTTCCTTCTATGGAGCTTGTGGTTataagaaaagaaaagttctagaaaaaatattcaataTCACATCAGAAAAGGATCAACTAGTTAATTTAGGATATAATCAAAGATTAGGCATATGGTTTGGAAAGGATAAAGATCAGAATTTAAATATGATCCTTGATATCGATTTATTAGAAAACAAAGAATTTATTGAGAAGAATAATGATACgatatataattatgacAAGCTAATCgaattaatattaaaaacaaCAAATACTGTTATAATCCCCTTATCAAATGAAGACATACAATGTGTAACTGATGTTTcaaataaaagtaataaaattattgatggaaaaaataaaaaatctaataatttaaaatataaattacCTGTTAAAattgaattatttttgaatgaattaaatcacaaaatagaaaaagaagaagaggaaaaaaataaaaataaaaataaaaaaaatgagaCTCATTATTCgaataataaagatatattaggtaaaaagataaataatgtatattttatttttcttaataaCGAGAAagagaataaaaataattatacatataataataattttatagaagaaataaaattaagatataataatataaattttcattttatgaatgaaaataaaataaatctATCTTTATTACAATCTAATAATTCAAGTGAATGTATTACATTAATAGATAATATAGAACATGCACTTAAAGATATGAATACATTTAAAAACTTTTCAGAGTTTAATAAAACATGTGTATATAACACATATGTTATAGAAGaatcatatattaaaacattaaattattttgataaatatttttatatatatgaaaaaaatatcacCATGGGAAAAatcataaataaatataatattttatctaatgaacttataaataattctctacttttatttaatttattaacaTTCGAACAAAGTGGTACGAAatttaaacaaataatttttgaaaaattaaaaagtaGATTTCATATGTCTATACGTAGacaaatattaaaacaattattattattagaaaagaaatatatagaaaaagGTAAAGATAtcatattaaataaatattatattaaaaatgataaagaattaatagataatcaatataatcaattagatattttaaaaacatCTTTAAATAGTCAAATAAAACAAGATATACAAACATTAATACATAAACAATTTTATAATGATCcacattttaataatacaatCAATCAATTTATTTATCAATTCGAAGATAAATTAGATCAtacattaaataattattatgaattaaataaaagcccttttaaaaaaatatttgaaaaaaaaaaaaatttcaaaCAAGAAGAAAATCAACAAATtaatcataaaaaaaataaaacatcTATATTCCCATCAATTAATATGAACTTAACCTTAACATCACTTATAAGAAAAAGTGGACTTGGAAATTTACAAAGCTATTTTGTATATGATCTAGGATTGTTAACATTTGTATTTGGCTTACTCAATGATAGGGATACCCCAGAAGTACAGCAGCAAGGAGCACATGTCccattttttaaattccagccaaaaattaatttaaaattaaattttaagTAA